The sequence ACCCGATCGGCGGTCCAGGCTGAGGCCTGGCAGCCCGAATCCCACGAGGAGTCCGAACCCGCCTCGGCACAGGCGGCCTGGTTCCGTGTCCCGGGCGGCGAACCGCGAGAGGTCACGGGGGTCGTGCTCATCGGACGCCGGCCGGCGCAGCCGCGGATCGCCCACGAACACCCGGTCGAGCTCGTCCGGGTCGACCCGTCGGCCGGTGCGGTGTCCGCGACCCATCTCGAGCTCCGCCGGGCGGGGACGAGACTCGTCGCGACCGACCTCCGGTCGACGAACGGGACCGTCGTGCGTTCCCCGACGGGCACGAGGCGCATGCGCGCCGGCGAGTCGATCGTGGTCGCCGCGGGGTCGGTCGTCGAGCTGGGAGGCGATACCATCGTCGAGATCCTCCCGCCTCCACAGGATCAGGCGCACCCCGACAGGCAGGTCCCCGCGTGACGCAGATCGGCAACGGCAACACCAGGTACCGGACGATGCTGCCCGGCGGCACGCAGATCGGGCTCTCGTGGGCGGCGGTGACGCACACTGGCCTCCGCCGGGAAGCGAACGAAGACAGCTTCGTGGCGCAGCCGCCCGTGTTCGCGGTGGCCGACGGAATGGGCGGCCACGCGGCGGGCGACTTCGCGAGCGCCGCGGTCGTCACCCGCCTCGCCGAGTACGGCGGTCGCGATGTCGTCGGCACGCCCGAGCTCGATCGGTCACTGCGCATGGCGGTGCAGGACATGGGCCGTGGAGCGGGCGTCACCGACGAGGGCAGCGGCACCACCGTCACCGGTGCCGCGCTCGGCGAGATCGCCGGGCAGCCCGCCTGGCTCGTCTTCAACATCGGTGACTCCCGGGTGTACCGGCTCGTGGGCGGGGTGCTGGAGCAACTCACCGTCGACCACTCGGTCGTGCAGGAACTCGTCGATGCCGGGCAGATCACGCGTGAGGAGGCCGACACCCACCCGCACTCGAACGTGATCACGCGAGCGGTCGGCTTCCATGAGGCACCGGTGCCTGACTACCGGGCGATCGCCGTCGAGCCGGGCATGCGCCTGCTCATCTGCTCGGACGGGCTCACGAAGGAACTCACCTCATACGGGATCCGGCACTTCCTGCTCGCCAACCCGAAGAGCGAGCCGGCTGCCCGGGCTCTGCTCGACGCCGCCCTCGGCAACGGTGGCCGCGACAACGTGACGGCCATCGTGGTCGACGTGCACGACGTGGTGCCTGCAGGCGACGACGAGGCCGCGCCGGCCTGAGCCGGGGCGCGGGCCGATTCGGCGGGCGGTGACCAATCCGTGACCGATCCGGCGAAAGACGACCTGCCCTCAGGTATCTAGAATGTGGGGACCGGGGCGCGACCGGCGACGACGCCGGCCGCGTGGACACGGACCCGACCGCCTGGAGGAACGTGACGAGGCGCCTACCGTCCAACCCGCCCAACCTTCCGGGATTCGCGTTCGTCCGTGTCCTGGGATCGGGCGGCTTCGCCGACGTGTTCCTGTACGAGCAGAACATGCCGCGTCGCCTCGTCGCGGTCAAAGTGCTGCTCGCCGAGGTCGTGAACGACGAGGTCCGGCAGATGTTCCAGGCCGAGGCGAACCTGATGGCGCAGCTGTCGAGCCATCCGTCGATCCTGACCGTGTACCAGGCGAGCGTGGCCGCCGACGGCCGGCCTTACCTGGTCATGGAGTTCTGCTCGTCCTCCCTCGCGCAGCGGTACCGGGCGCAGCCGGTCCCCGTCAGCGAGGCGCTGGCCATCGGGGTCAGGATCGCGAGCGCCGTCGAGACGGCGCACCGGCAGGGCGTGCTGCACCGGGACATCAAGCCGTCGAACATCCTGACCACCGCGTACGGCCATCCCGTGCTCGCCGACTTCGGCATCGCCGCGACGCTCGGCCAACTCGAGCACGCCGATTCCGTCGGTGTCTCGGTGCCGTGGTCGGCGCCCGAGATCCTGCGGGAGCAGGTGCCCGGCTCGGTCGCGAGCGAAGTGTGGTCGCTCGGTGCGACGGTGTACTCCTTCCTCGCCGGCCGGAGTCCGTTCGAGCTGCCGGGCGGCGACAACAGCTCGTCGGCCCTGATGGCACGCATCGGCCGGGCCAGGGTGCCCGCCTCGGGGCGCGTCGACGTCCCACGGAGCCTCGAACAGGTGCTCCTCAGATCCATGCACCGACGGCCCGAATCGCGGCAGGGCAGCGCGCTCGAGTTCGCACGTGACCTCCAGGCCGTCGAGGATGAGCTGGGGCTCGCGCAGACGGCCGTCGAGATCGCGGTCGACGACTGGGCCGCCACGCATGGGATCGACCTCGACGAACGCACGCTGGTCACCGGCACCCACGCGATTCCCGGTGCCGCGACGCCACGGCGTTCGCGGAGGCGGTCGACGCCCGCCGGCTCGTCGACGGTCGTGCGGTCGGCTGACGCGGGCGTGCACACGGGGACAGGGTCATCAGGCTCGCGGCGCCGCCTCTGGATCGTCTCGGTCGCGGCGCTGGTGATCGTGATCGTGCTGGCCGGTGTCGCCGTGCTCCTGATCCAGGGGAGCGCCGGGTCGCCGTCGGTCGCCGAGCTGCGATCCACCCAGGCCGACGGCACGCTGACGTTCGACTGGGACGACCCGGGCCTCGGGGCGGGCGACGCGTATCTCGTCACGATCGACGGGGTCGCGGCCCCCGCACAGCGCAGCACGTCGATCGTCCTGGAGGTCGCCGACCGCGATCGGGTCTGCGCGACCGTGCGCGTCGTGCACGACGGGCGTGCCGGGGCGCCGAGCCCCGAGACGTGCGTCGACGTCGAGGAGCCGGCCGGATGAGGGCCGCGCGACGACCCGAGGACCGGCGGTCGGTGGCCGCGACGACGGCCGTGATCACCCTCGTCGTCGGACTCGTCGCGGGTGTCGCGATCGCGTCGGGCGGGTATCAGGCCGAGCAGGTGGATCTCGGCGACGGCTCGGTCTGGGTCACCAACGACCGCCGGCAGTCGGTCGGCCGCGCGAACACCGAGGTGCACGAGCTCAACGCGGTCGTCGAGACGGGTGCGAGCCGCGTGGAGCTGACGCAGCGCGGCTCGACCGTGCTCGCACTGGATCGGTCGAACGCGAGCGTGAGCATCCTCGACCCCGTGACCTCGACGGTCGTCGACACCGTGGCCGTGCCTCCGCAGAGCCCCGTCGTCTCGATGGCGGGATCGCGCGTGGTCGTCGCGGCCGATGGGAAGGTCTGGACGGTCCCGGCCGAAGAGTTCTCGACGTTCGACGCCAGCGCGGAGCCGGCCCTCGAGTTCGGAGCGGGCACCGTCGTCACGGTGGACGATGACGGCACGCTGTTCGCCTACACGCCGACCACCGGGGCGATAGCTCGGGTGGATGCCGCGGCCGCGGTCACCGTGTCCGAACGTTGGGCGGTGCCACCGAACTCGGGACCCGGCACGCCGCAGCTCACGTCCATCGCGGGTCGATGGGTCGTGTTCGAGCCCGAGTCCGCGATGCTCCGCACGGAGGACCGCGAGATCGACCTCAGCGGGTTCCTCGGCGATGCGAACGGAGCCGTGCTGCAAGCGCCGTCCACGACCGGCGATGCCGCGGCGCTCGCGACGCGCAGCGGGCTGCTCGTCGTGCCGCTCGACGGCGCCGTGCCTCGGACCGCGGTCGACGGCCGGTCGGGCGTGCCCGCCCGGCCGGTCGTGCATGGCGGATGTCTCAATGCCGCGTGGTCGGAGGGCACCGCGTGGCGTTCCTGCGCCGACGACGAGACGATCGTCGAGCTCGAGGGCTGGTCGGGTTCGTCCGCCCTGACGTTCCGCGGCAACGGTGACGCGCTCGTGTTGAACGACCCGCGAAGCGGGGTGAGCTGGGCCGCGTCCGACGACTACGGCCTCATCGACAACTGGGACGAGCTGCTCGCAGACACGCGTGACGACGACCGGATCGAGCGGAACGACCCGGCGACCCCGCCCACGCTCGAGAAGGCGCAGGCGCCGCCGGTCGCGGTCGAAGACGCACTGGGGGCCCGCGCGGGCCGGGCCGCGATCCTGCCCGTGCTGTTGAACGACTACGACCCGAACGGCGACGTCCTCGTCATCGAACGGGTCGACGGTGTCCTGCCCGACGGCGCGACCATCGACATCGTCGCCGATCGCCAGCAGCTTCAGCTCACGCTCGCCGCCGGAACGGGCGGCACCATCTCATTCGGGTACACCATCAGCGACGGCCGCGGCGGCACCGCGAGCGCGCGGGTCGTCGTCGCGGTGCGCGAACCGGACCAGAACGGTCCGCCGACGCAGATGCGCGCGACCGGTGCCGCCCTCGCCACCGGCGGGCGGGTCAGTGTGCCGGTACTCGGCGAGTGGATCGACCCGGACGGCGACCCGTTCTTCCTGCGCTCCGCGGGCGAGTCGGAGGCGGCGGCGGTCAGCTCGACCGCAGACGGCGTCGTGGTGGTCGA is a genomic window of Agromyces protaetiae containing:
- a CDS encoding PP2C family protein-serine/threonine phosphatase: MTQIGNGNTRYRTMLPGGTQIGLSWAAVTHTGLRREANEDSFVAQPPVFAVADGMGGHAAGDFASAAVVTRLAEYGGRDVVGTPELDRSLRMAVQDMGRGAGVTDEGSGTTVTGAALGEIAGQPAWLVFNIGDSRVYRLVGGVLEQLTVDHSVVQELVDAGQITREEADTHPHSNVITRAVGFHEAPVPDYRAIAVEPGMRLLICSDGLTKELTSYGIRHFLLANPKSEPAARALLDAALGNGGRDNVTAIVVDVHDVVPAGDDEAAPA
- a CDS encoding serine/threonine-protein kinase codes for the protein MTRRLPSNPPNLPGFAFVRVLGSGGFADVFLYEQNMPRRLVAVKVLLAEVVNDEVRQMFQAEANLMAQLSSHPSILTVYQASVAADGRPYLVMEFCSSSLAQRYRAQPVPVSEALAIGVRIASAVETAHRQGVLHRDIKPSNILTTAYGHPVLADFGIAATLGQLEHADSVGVSVPWSAPEILREQVPGSVASEVWSLGATVYSFLAGRSPFELPGGDNSSSALMARIGRARVPASGRVDVPRSLEQVLLRSMHRRPESRQGSALEFARDLQAVEDELGLAQTAVEIAVDDWAATHGIDLDERTLVTGTHAIPGAATPRRSRRRSTPAGSSTVVRSADAGVHTGTGSSGSRRRLWIVSVAALVIVIVLAGVAVLLIQGSAGSPSVAELRSTQADGTLTFDWDDPGLGAGDAYLVTIDGVAAPAQRSTSIVLEVADRDRVCATVRVVHDGRAGAPSPETCVDVEEPAG